Proteins encoded in a region of the Brevundimonas vesicularis genome:
- a CDS encoding YerC/YecD family TrpR-related protein: MTTPPACDDLHDALLSMKTRAEIDAFLADLCTPAELRAFSERWQVARLLDAGGKSYREIAAEAHASPTTVVRVARYLKDMPHQGYRLALDRLKNKN, encoded by the coding sequence ATGACGACCCCGCCCGCCTGTGACGACCTGCATGACGCCCTGCTGTCGATGAAGACGCGCGCCGAGATCGACGCCTTTCTGGCCGATCTTTGCACGCCTGCGGAACTGCGCGCCTTCTCCGAGCGCTGGCAGGTCGCGCGCCTGCTCGACGCCGGCGGCAAATCCTATCGCGAGATCGCCGCAGAGGCCCATGCCAGCCCCACCACCGTCGTCCGCGTCGCCCGCTATCTGAAAGACATGCCGCACCAGGGCTATCGCCTTGCCCTGGACCGCCTGAAAAACAAGAACTGA
- a CDS encoding NAD(P)/FAD-dependent oxidoreductase has protein sequence MTKVLIIGAGHAGGSVAAFLRQYGHEGPIVLAGEEDAPPYQRPPLSKAWLKGEADLEALLLRPLSFYAEQTIDFRPSRVAVAVDPAAKTVAFHDGSSEAYDILLLATGSTARKLPVPGGDHPDLLELRTMKDAERLKAVLGPGKRLAVVGGGYVGLEAAASARALGAEAVVIERAPRVLARVASETLSAFFTAQHRAHGVEILTDAEVVAVARDGVTLADGSVVRADAVLVGVGALACDALARSAGLTCDDGVVVDAEARTSDPAIFAIGDMTRRPIPVHGGVYHRLESVPNALEQAKQAAAAIVGRAGPTPEVPWFWSDQYDVKLQIAGLPFEADRQVVRGDPTASGFAVFHLNGDRIVCVEAVNAPPEFMAGKQLIAKATPVDVDKLADPAVSMKAVAIG, from the coding sequence ATGACCAAGGTTCTCATCATCGGCGCGGGACACGCTGGCGGCTCCGTCGCGGCGTTCCTGCGGCAGTATGGGCATGAAGGCCCCATCGTGCTGGCGGGCGAGGAGGATGCGCCTCCGTATCAGCGGCCGCCCTTATCCAAGGCCTGGTTGAAGGGAGAGGCGGATCTGGAGGCGCTGCTGCTGCGGCCTCTGAGCTTCTACGCCGAGCAGACCATCGACTTCCGACCCTCGAGGGTCGCCGTGGCGGTGGACCCTGCCGCGAAGACGGTAGCCTTCCACGACGGGTCGTCCGAGGCCTACGACATCCTTTTGCTGGCGACCGGATCGACGGCGCGCAAACTGCCGGTTCCGGGCGGGGATCATCCCGATCTGCTGGAACTGCGCACGATGAAGGACGCCGAGCGACTGAAGGCGGTCCTCGGGCCCGGCAAGCGTCTGGCGGTGGTCGGCGGCGGCTATGTGGGGCTGGAGGCGGCGGCGTCGGCGCGCGCCCTGGGCGCTGAGGCGGTGGTGATCGAGCGCGCGCCGCGCGTGCTGGCGCGGGTGGCGTCCGAGACCCTGTCGGCCTTCTTCACGGCGCAGCACCGGGCGCACGGCGTCGAAATCCTGACCGACGCTGAGGTAGTCGCTGTGGCCCGCGACGGCGTGACCCTGGCCGACGGATCGGTGGTGCGGGCGGATGCAGTGTTGGTGGGGGTCGGCGCCCTGGCGTGCGACGCCCTGGCGCGGTCGGCCGGCCTGACCTGCGACGACGGCGTGGTGGTGGACGCTGAGGCACGCACCAGCGACCCGGCGATCTTCGCCATCGGCGACATGACGCGAAGGCCCATTCCGGTCCACGGCGGCGTGTATCACCGGCTGGAAAGCGTCCCCAATGCCCTGGAGCAGGCCAAACAGGCGGCCGCCGCCATCGTCGGACGGGCCGGACCGACGCCGGAAGTGCCCTGGTTCTGGTCGGACCAGTATGACGTCAAGCTTCAGATCGCCGGCCTGCCGTTCGAGGCCGACCGACAGGTGGTGCGCGGCGATCCGACGGCGTCGGGCTTTGCAGTCTTCCATCTGAACGGCGACCGCATCGTCTGCGTCGAGGCCGTCAACGCTCCGCCCGAGTTCATGGCCGGCAAGCAGTTGATCGCCAAGGCGACGCCTGTGGACGTGGACAAGCTGGCCGATCCGGCGGTGTCGATGAAGGCGGTGGCCATCGGATAA
- a CDS encoding alpha-E domain-containing protein: MLSRTADSLYWTGRYMERADFLARILEAAIRLAALPAKDQAAVTAWAGAIASSGVKAGFDATGRTVSEKSVREYLAFGFDNPTSIKACITKARTNARSVRTALTIELWEAINGAWNGLNELGEPTKRDDFTNFLDFVKSTSLAVEGASSRTMLRNDAYWFLRLGMAIERADNTARLLDVKYHLLLPPGERVGGQLDYFQWTTLLREVSALTAYRWVYRESVRPWLVADLLVLNRQMPRSLASCQGMIVSYLEKLATDYGRRGPAQRLASNRLSQFNEAKIEDIFQSGLHEYIQGFLNENNALAAAVHEQYLV, encoded by the coding sequence ATGCTTTCACGCACCGCAGACAGCCTCTATTGGACCGGCCGCTATATGGAGCGGGCGGACTTTCTTGCCCGCATTCTGGAGGCGGCGATCCGTCTCGCCGCCCTGCCGGCGAAAGATCAGGCCGCCGTCACCGCCTGGGCGGGGGCCATCGCCTCGTCGGGGGTCAAGGCCGGCTTTGACGCGACCGGCCGGACCGTGTCGGAAAAGTCCGTGCGGGAATATCTGGCCTTCGGCTTCGACAATCCGACCTCGATCAAGGCCTGCATCACCAAGGCGCGGACCAATGCGCGCTCGGTGCGCACCGCCCTGACCATCGAACTGTGGGAGGCGATCAACGGCGCCTGGAACGGTCTGAACGAACTGGGCGAACCGACCAAGCGCGACGACTTCACCAACTTCCTCGACTTCGTGAAATCGACGTCCCTGGCGGTCGAAGGCGCCTCGTCGCGGACCATGCTGCGCAACGACGCCTACTGGTTCCTGCGACTGGGCATGGCGATCGAGCGGGCCGACAACACCGCGCGCCTGCTGGACGTAAAATATCATCTGCTGCTGCCGCCCGGCGAACGGGTGGGCGGGCAACTGGACTACTTCCAGTGGACGACCCTTCTGCGCGAGGTTTCGGCATTGACCGCCTATCGCTGGGTTTACCGCGAAAGCGTGCGGCCTTGGCTGGTGGCGGACCTGCTGGTGCTGAACCGCCAGATGCCGCGCTCGCTGGCCTCATGTCAGGGCATGATCGTCAGCTATCTGGAGAAGCTGGCGACCGACTACGGTCGGCGCGGCCCCGCGCAACGGCTGGCCTCCAACCGCCTCAGCCAATTCAACGAGGCCAAGATCGAGGACATCTTCCAGTCCGGCCTGCACGAATACATCCAGGGCTTCCTGAACGAAAACAACGCCTTGGCCGCGGCCGTCCACGAACAGTATCTGGTCTGA
- a CDS encoding peptidase, with protein MTYCVGMLVDDGLAMIADTRTNAGVDNISSYRKLHIYKSPGERILAVATAGNLSVTQTALAMVAAGVKLPDSTELETLQTAPTLFRAAQLLGHAMASVRASINTPPTPTADGLNVTASMLLGGQIAGGKMGLYLIYGQGNFIECGPDTPYLQIGELKYGKPILDRALHSSTSLSEAVKLGLISFDSTIRSNIAVGPPLDLIVMPRDRLTGTARRIEADDPYFRDLGRRWSEALAAAHRAMPDPTWLDIDTSAPQRSISAVG; from the coding sequence GTGACCTATTGCGTAGGCATGCTGGTGGACGACGGGTTGGCGATGATCGCCGACACGCGCACCAATGCGGGCGTGGACAACATCTCGTCCTATCGCAAACTGCACATCTACAAGTCGCCGGGCGAGCGCATCCTGGCGGTCGCGACGGCGGGCAATCTGTCGGTCACCCAGACGGCGCTGGCCATGGTTGCAGCCGGGGTCAAACTGCCGGACTCCACCGAGCTTGAAACGCTCCAGACCGCCCCGACCCTGTTCCGCGCCGCCCAGCTGCTGGGTCATGCGATGGCCAGCGTGCGGGCCAGCATCAATACACCGCCGACGCCGACCGCCGATGGGCTGAACGTCACCGCCTCCATGCTGTTGGGCGGTCAGATCGCTGGCGGAAAGATGGGGCTGTATCTGATCTACGGGCAGGGCAACTTCATCGAGTGCGGGCCCGATACGCCCTATCTGCAGATCGGCGAGCTGAAATACGGCAAGCCCATTCTGGATCGCGCCCTTCACAGCTCCACCTCCCTGTCCGAGGCGGTGAAGCTGGGACTGATTTCGTTCGACTCGACCATCCGCTCGAACATCGCCGTCGGCCCGCCGCTGGACCTGATCGTCATGCCGCGCGACCGGCTGACGGGCACGGCGCGGCGCATCGAGGCGGACGATCCCTATTTCCGCGATCTGGGTCGGCGCTGGTCCGAAGCCCTGGCCGCCGCCCACCGCGCCATGCCCGATCCGACCTGGTTGGATATCGACACGTCGGCGCCTCAGAGGAGCATCAGCGCCGTCGGCTAA
- a CDS encoding transglutaminase family protein, with translation MRIRIDHSTRYAYARPARFIVQMLRLTPKSCESQQVRDWRIETDVDARLRRSEDAFGNIVHSLYTERPTDALTIRVTGEVSTVETGGVVKGQAERLSPIVYLRDTPMTKADAGIVDFARSIPEGATLGRMHQLMGALKDTVAFEVGSTSASHTAAEAFAQKRGVCQDHSQIFISAARLLGVPARYVSGHLSRQDGRHDQDAAHAWAEAWVENLGWVGFDPANGICPTEHYVRVAVGLDARGATPIRGTSYGGGQEQLTVALNVRPVQQSQQQLQSSGWPR, from the coding sequence ATGCGGATCCGGATCGATCACTCCACCCGCTACGCCTACGCCCGGCCCGCGCGGTTCATCGTCCAGATGCTACGCCTGACGCCCAAGTCGTGTGAGAGCCAGCAGGTCCGCGACTGGCGGATCGAAACCGATGTGGACGCCCGGCTGCGGCGCAGCGAGGACGCGTTCGGCAACATCGTTCACAGCCTCTACACCGAGCGGCCGACCGACGCCCTGACCATCCGCGTCACCGGCGAGGTCTCGACCGTAGAGACGGGCGGCGTCGTGAAAGGGCAGGCCGAACGCCTGTCGCCCATCGTCTATCTGCGCGACACCCCGATGACCAAGGCCGACGCCGGTATCGTCGATTTCGCCCGCTCTATTCCTGAGGGCGCGACGCTGGGCCGGATGCATCAGTTGATGGGCGCGCTGAAGGATACGGTGGCGTTCGAGGTCGGCTCGACCTCCGCCTCCCACACCGCCGCCGAAGCGTTCGCCCAGAAGCGCGGCGTCTGTCAGGACCATTCGCAGATCTTCATCTCGGCCGCGCGCCTGCTGGGCGTGCCGGCTCGCTATGTCTCGGGCCACCTCAGCCGTCAGGACGGACGCCACGATCAGGACGCCGCCCACGCCTGGGCCGAGGCCTGGGTCGAGAATCTGGGCTGGGTCGGGTTCGATCCGGCCAACGGTATCTGCCCGACCGAACACTATGTCCGGGTCGCGGTCGGCCTGGACGCGCGCGGCGCCACCCCGATCCGGGGCACGAGCTATGGCGGCGGCCAGGAGCAACTGACCGTCGCCTTGAATGTGCGGCCGGTGCAACAGAGCCAGCAACAACTGCAATCCAGTGGATGGCCCCGATAG
- a CDS encoding circularly permuted type 2 ATP-grasp protein, producing MTRAFDEMNGGGSGAIRDSYKTLAAWLENAPADLLQARSRQAELFFRRMGVTFAVYGDEESNERLIPFDVVPRIIGADEWGGLEKGLKQRVTAINAFLKDIYGPQDCIKAGIVPADLILTNPHYRPEMQGRRPPGDVWCHISGVDLVRTGEDGFYVLEDNCRTPSGVSYMLENREMMMRLFPDLFAEHAVRPVEIYTDMLLRSLQASAPAGAGADPTIVVLTPGPFNSAYYEHSFLADKLGVELVQGTDLFVNDDTVFMRTTEGPKRVDVIYRRIDDDFLDPLTFMPNSTIGVPGLMSAYFAGRVTLANAVGTGVADDKAVYTYMPEIIRFFTGEDAILQNVPTWRCREPDALKEVLDKLPELVVKEVGGSGGYGMLVGPTSTKAEIEDFRAKLIADPDDFIAQPTLSLSTAPTLNGGALSPRHVDLRPFVLSSPAGVRVAPGGLTRVALKEGSLVVNSSQGGGTKDTWVLDN from the coding sequence ATGACGAGAGCTTTCGACGAAATGAATGGCGGCGGATCGGGTGCGATCCGCGACAGCTACAAGACGCTGGCGGCGTGGCTGGAAAACGCGCCGGCCGATCTGCTGCAGGCGCGCTCGCGCCAGGCGGAGCTGTTCTTCCGTCGCATGGGCGTGACCTTCGCCGTCTATGGCGACGAGGAATCCAACGAGCGGTTGATCCCCTTCGATGTCGTGCCGCGCATCATCGGCGCGGACGAATGGGGCGGTCTGGAAAAGGGGCTGAAGCAGCGGGTCACCGCCATCAACGCCTTCCTGAAAGACATCTATGGGCCGCAGGACTGCATCAAGGCGGGCATCGTCCCGGCCGATCTGATCCTGACCAATCCGCACTATCGGCCGGAGATGCAGGGGCGCCGCCCGCCGGGCGATGTCTGGTGCCACATCTCGGGCGTGGATCTGGTGCGCACGGGCGAGGACGGCTTCTACGTTCTGGAAGACAACTGCCGCACGCCGTCGGGCGTCTCCTATATGCTGGAGAACCGCGAGATGATGATGCGGCTGTTCCCCGACCTGTTCGCGGAACACGCCGTGCGTCCCGTCGAGATCTACACCGACATGCTGCTGCGCTCGTTGCAGGCCTCGGCGCCGGCAGGGGCAGGGGCGGACCCGACCATCGTCGTGCTGACGCCCGGCCCCTTCAACTCGGCCTACTATGAGCACAGCTTCCTGGCCGACAAGCTGGGTGTCGAGCTGGTCCAGGGCACGGACCTGTTCGTCAATGACGACACGGTCTTCATGCGCACGACCGAGGGGCCCAAGCGCGTCGATGTTATCTATCGCCGCATCGATGACGACTTCCTCGATCCCCTGACCTTCATGCCCAACTCCACCATCGGGGTGCCGGGGTTGATGTCGGCCTATTTCGCTGGACGGGTGACCCTGGCCAATGCGGTCGGGACGGGCGTGGCCGACGACAAGGCCGTCTATACCTACATGCCCGAGATCATCCGCTTCTTCACGGGCGAGGACGCCATCCTGCAGAACGTGCCGACCTGGCGCTGTCGCGAGCCGGACGCCCTGAAGGAAGTGTTGGATAAGCTGCCGGAACTGGTGGTCAAGGAAGTCGGCGGATCGGGCGGCTACGGCATGCTGGTCGGGCCGACCTCGACCAAGGCCGAGATCGAGGATTTTCGCGCCAAGCTGATCGCCGATCCCGACGACTTCATCGCCCAGCCAACGCTGAGCCTGTCGACGGCCCCGACGCTGAACGGCGGCGCCCTGTCGCCCCGCCACGTCGACCTCAGGCCGTTCGTCCTGTCCAGCCCGGCCGGGGTGCGCGTCGCGCCCGGCGGCCTGACGCGGGTGGCGCTGAAGGAAGGGTCGCTGGTGGTGAACTCCAGCCAGGGCGGCGGAACTAAGGACACCTGGGTGCTGGACAACTGA